Genomic window (Tolypothrix sp. NIES-4075):
CATTAGTGCTAAAGCTGCGAAGTTACTATTTAGAAAATTAGTGGAGGCACTAGAGTGAATGGCACGACCTCTACAATACTGAGGCTAAATTGCAACAACGGTTGCAAATCGTGCGGGAATACATTTCTCATAGCTTGGATGCGTCCCCACCAGGAATAATCCGTGTAGTCAGTGCTTGTGCGGGTGATGGACGAGATTTATTGGGAACTTTAGCAAACCACCCTCGTGCAAAAGATGTTCATGCACGACTCGTTGAGATTAATCCCCAACTAGTTGAACGTGGACGCGCAACTATAGAATCCTTGGGTTTAGAACAGCAAATTGAGTTTATCAATGGTGATGCAACTATTTCCTCCAACTATGTGGGAGCAGTACCAGCAGACATTGTTATTGTCTGCGGCATCTTTGGTAATCTTGCTGATGAAGCTGAACTTAATCGCTTGTTAGGAAACCTAAGTTTTCTAAGTAAACAAGGAGCTTTTGTTATCTGGACTCGCGGACACTCTAACGGTATTGCCTACTCTGAGACTGTGCGTAGATTATTGCGTGAATCTGGATTTGAGGAAGTTAACTTCAAACTCACTACAACAGCGGATATGGGAGTAGGTCTTCATCGTTACCTGGGTGAAAACTTGCCTGCACCCAAAGAGCAGCAGCTGTTCGTGTTTTCTGGGATTGCCAATAAAGCAAGGTAAATAAGATCCCCCACTTCGAGCGAGGACGCTGTTGACGAATCGGGTGTATTGCCCCTCACAGAAGGATTTTTCCTCATTCCACACGATTGTAGAGACGCCTATGCGCGGAACGTCTCTACGATAGGATCAAGTAATATTACTGAACAAAATTTCATGATTTGAAGTTATATTTTTATTAATTAAATTTTTATTTTATTTACTTTAAGTTTTAGTTGATGACTAAGCTTTTTAGATTAATTATTTTGAGGCTGACTTGCCAGATTATTTTAGGATAAAGTATGTCTTCTAAAGGTTTTGAAAAAGACCAACAGAAAAAAAATCGTAAAACACATAATATTTTTAAAGCGGTTGAAGATTCAGGTGAATTAATTCAAATAGCCGAAATGCATCAGCAATTCATGCAAGAATTGTGTATTGAAAATGCACGTAAAATTAGAGATGAAGCTGAGAAAGAGTATGGTATTGAATTAATTAAAGCACGTTCATTAATCTTATGCGCTCTATTCGATTTAATCCATTTCAAGGCAGGATTACCAGGAAATACAAATGATAATATAAGCGAACGACTAGTGCTTATTTCTAACTTTGCACAGGGACAGTTTGTTACAGAGAAATTAATATCAGAGGGGCAACACGTTAAAGCATCTGCTGCTTTAAAGCAAGATATTGAGATAGTTACACGTCTTTACGAAATAAAAAAAGGGGTATCAAAACTCGGTAAAACTCCAAATGTAAAATACGCTCCAGGAAATCTGAAAGGACACTACGGAGATATGAATGATATTTCACACATTTCAAAAGCATATATTTTGGACAACATATCCGGAGTTTCTATTTCAGAGGAGATAAGGGCTGTTTCAATTACACCTTTATTTCATGCAGAGGCTACCAAAAAACTATATGAACTACATATAAATCTTTGTTATCTAATTACATTAGAGGCAACAGAATTATTTAAAGAAATGTATGGTGATGATGAGGAAATGTTTTTACCTGCGTCTAACATTCTTAATACTGCTATAGAACTTCTACAGAAAGCTGGATGGATATTTACGAATTTTGATCATACCTAGTTAAGGTTGAGCGGAGATAGCTACATATTTGGAAACCAAACCTGAAAAGCCTCTCAATGTATAGATTTGATAGTTTGTTACTTGCTTGTATGAAGCACTGTTATAAGTAACGGAGAATCAACATGAGTAATCCCATTTCATGAAAAGCCTGATACAAATAAAGCTGACAAAATAAAATCCCATCCACTAATAGATTTGGCTTGAGAAGCAATCAATTTATCTAAGTAGAAAGGCGCAAAAAAACAGAAGTATGTAACGAAATGTAAAGTTGCCTAAAAGCCTCTTTCCTTTTGCCTTGTGCCCTCTGCCTCCTGCCTTGTCTCAACGATAAATATTCATACCCACCTACTTAATACGATTTCAGGAAATCAGTCATACAAATTCTTTTTTCTCCTCTCCCTCTGCTTCCCCTGATGCCCCGAACTATTAACCTTAAAAAAAGGGTGTTAGGGGGATCAAGTCTTATCCAAACCGTATTGAGACGTTTGTCACAATATTATTTAATAACTTTTATTTATTGATATAAGAAAAAAAAGTATTTGTTGTTATTAATTTTACGGCATAGATTGGAGTTATAAACTCAAAAGTGTAAAAAAATTATGAATTCACATATTACTAGTAGCAACATTGACTGGAATCCTATTCTTTGTCGCATTTAATACACAGAGGGTAAGAGCTTGCCTACTTATTCTGGCGATTTGAAAACAGCATTGCTTAATCTTGCAAAACTAATGAATTACCCCAAGGGTGAGCAAGCGTATCAGCTTGCTAGCGAAATAGCTCGACTTACAACCTACAGCGATCCAGAAATTGTCTATTGGTTCTCTCGTCTTGTATCTCTGAATGATTAAATCAAATGCACAATCACGCTTTTTCCTATATTTTATAAATGGTTGTGATAATGTCAGAACCAAAAGAAAGGAGAATCGTTGGTTAATGGTATTGCCGATCGCCTAACCATGAATAAAAAAGTAAGTAGTCATACTAAAAGCAACAACCATCACTACTTTACGAATTAAACTAGGTTCAAGTCTACGAGCATAATTAGCGCATAAATAACCACCGAGAGAACCACCCACAGCCATCAAAATAGCTTGATGCCAAGCAATTATACCTGCAAAAATAAAGGGAATAATAGCAATTCCATTAATGCAACTTCCTAGAAACGTTTTAAAGGCATTCATGGTGTGAATATTTTTGATTCCTAAAAACGTCAGGGTTGCCAGCATTAAAATACCAAGACCTGCGCCAAAAAATCCGCCGTAGATAGCGATCGCTAATTGGGCTAGCATGAGGTTTAACAACCGTGGGGATTATGATGACTTTTTACTTTGACGCCCAAACCATACTTTGAGCGGTTCACCGAAGGTAAACACCAGCGTTGCTAGCAGCAAGAGATACGGAATTAGCTTTTGAAAAACATCTGGAGAGGTATATAACAAAGCAACAGAACCAAGCATTCCACCAACTAAACTGACACCACATAGTAAGAATAATTGCCGTTGCGGGATGCTTAAATTATTACGATATGCTCCAGCACTCGCCAAAGCTGCTACCCATAAAGCAGTATTATTTGTTGCATTGGCGCTAATTGGAGGTACACCAGTAAAAATCAAGACTGGAAATGTAATAAAACTTCCACCCCCTGCAACAGCATTGAGTCCACCCGCAATGAACGCGGTAATAAATAGAACTAAGGAATGGAATATCATAAAAGATAAATGGTGATATGGTTTTAGTCAGTGGATTTCTGACAAAATCGATTTCTAGCGAGTAGAAAAGAGTTAATTTTTACGAAAAAATACTGTTTGCTTCTGCTATTTCTATTCGATTTCCAGCAGGATCGCGCAAAAAGAAGCGATCGCATCCTGGTATTGGTTGTCGATCGAGAATAATTTCCACACTATGCGATCGCAGGTGTTCCTGAAAAGCCTGTAAATCATTTACTAGGTAACAAATATGTCGTCTAGATGCTGCGTTATTCGGGTTTTGCTCAGTACTAACATGAATCTGAATATTTCCCAGAACATACCAAGCACCTCCTTGATTCGCTTTGATTGTCTCAGGTTTAGGAATTTCTGTCAGTCCCAAAACTTTGCTGTAGAAAAATAGCATTGCATCTTCTGCTTCCGGGGAAGATGTCACTTGAATATGATCGATTGCATTTAACCACATAATTACTTATCCATTTTTAAATATACGGTAAAATGATAGATATACCGTAGTATAATACCCAGAGATAGAAAAATCTTAACTGTTTGCAAAGATGACCAAGACAGCGACAAATACCGCAATTCGCACCACAAGAGTGAAAATCCCCAATGGTGATTTGCAGATAGATGCTTACCTGGCTGAACCTGAGAGTAACGGAACTTTCAGCGCGGTAATTGTGGTTCAAGAAATTTTTGGGGTGAATATTCACATTCGGGAAGTGACGGAGAGATTAGCTAAGGAGGGATATGTTGCCATCGCACCGGCAATTTTTCAGCGAATTGCTCCCGGTTTTGAAGCTGGATACAAAAGCGAAGATATCCAGCTTGGCAGAAAATATAAAGAACAAACTAAAGCGGATGAAATATTGAG
Coding sequences:
- a CDS encoding class I SAM-dependent methyltransferase family protein, with the protein product MQQRLQIVREYISHSLDASPPGIIRVVSACAGDGRDLLGTLANHPRAKDVHARLVEINPQLVERGRATIESLGLEQQIEFINGDATISSNYVGAVPADIVIVCGIFGNLADEAELNRLLGNLSFLSKQGAFVIWTRGHSNGIAYSETVRRLLRESGFEEVNFKLTTTADMGVGLHRYLGENLPAPKEQQLFVFSGIANKAR
- a CDS encoding VOC family protein produces the protein MWLNAIDHIQVTSSPEAEDAMLFFYSKVLGLTEIPKPETIKANQGGAWYVLGNIQIHVSTEQNPNNAASRRHICYLVNDLQAFQEHLRSHSVEIILDRQPIPGCDRFFLRDPAGNRIEIAEANSIFS